In Oryzias melastigma strain HK-1 linkage group LG16, ASM292280v2, whole genome shotgun sequence, a single genomic region encodes these proteins:
- the ptpn2a gene encoding tyrosine-protein phosphatase non-receptor type 2a, producing the protein MEQEFQNIDSSGGWQNLYNEIRNLASEHPYKVAKFPENKNLNRYRDVSPYDHSRVKLKDSENDYINASLVTEEEAQRSYILSQGPLCYTCGHFWLMIWEQRSKAVIMLNRVIEKGSEKCAQYWPTKEESQMSFADTGFDVKLLSEEDQSYFTVRVLELHNTKTMERREIYHFHYTTWPDFGVPESPASFLNFLFKVRESGSLSTEHGPPVVHCSAGIGRSGTFALVDTCLVLMVKRKNPSSVNIQNVLLRMREYRMGLIQTADQLRFSYMAVIEGAKLILKDNCTSQESMLQNLLKEELEPEPAPPPPPPRPNLNDSRQPNGPCLDSPRDTGDLLTTIKPGSQDPHAADGDMHVRKRHREERIANTAQKVQQIKQRLTDSEKKQEKWQCWKPVLLNVGVGAAVVAGLLCFLYFQ; encoded by the exons atGGAGCAAGAGTTTCAGAACATCGATTCGTCCGGGGGGTGGCAAAACCTTTACAAT GAGATCCGCAACCTAGCCAGTGAACATCCATACAAAGTGGCCAAATTCCCAGAGAACAAAAATCTGAACCGCTACAGAGATGTCAGCCCTT ACGATCACAGTCGGGTGAAACTTAAAGACTCAGAAAATGACTACATCAATGCAAGTTTAGTCACGGAAGAAGAAGCCCAAAGATCTTACATCCTCTCTCAG gGGCCCTTGTGTTATACTTGTGGCCATTTCTGGCTGATGATTTGGGAGCAGCGCTCCAAAGCTGTCATCATGCTCAACAGAGTGATAGAGAAAGGATCT GAAAAGTGCGCCCAGTACTGGCCCACCAAAGAAGAGTCACAGATGTCATTCGCAGACACCGGCTTTGACGTGAAGCTGCTTTCAGAGGAGGACCAATCCTATTTTACCGTCAGGGTTCTGGAACTGCACAACACAAAG acCATGGAGCGTAGAGAAATCTATCACTTTCACTACACCACATGGCCAGACTTCGGGGTGCCAGAGTCTCCAGCTTCTTTCctcaacttcctgtttaaagTCCGGGAGTCGGGCTCTCTGAGCACGGAGCACGGACCCCCAGTGGTGCACTGTAGCGCTGGAATCGGACGCTCGGGGACGTTCGCGTTGGTGGATACTTGTCTTGTCCTG ATGGTCAAGAGGAAAAACCCGTCTTCAGTGAACATACAGAATGTGCTTCTACGCATGAGGGAGTATCGCATGGGTCTGATCCAGACGGCCGACCAGCTCCGCTTCTCCTACATGGCTGTCATTGAGGGAGCCAAGCTCATTCTGAAGGATAACTGTACATCACAG GAATCCATGCTCCAAAACCTTTTAAAAGAAGAGCTGGAGCCAGAGCCggctcctccaccaccacctccacGACCTAACCTCAATGACAGCAGACAGCCCAATGGGCCATGTCTGGACTCACCGAGAGACACTGGAGACCTCTTGACAACAATCAAGCCTGGCAGCCAAGATCCCCATGCAGCAGATGGGGATATGCA TGTGAGGAAGAGACATCGGGAAGAGAGGATCGCAAACACGGCGCAGAAGGTCCAGCAGATAAAACAGAGACTGACGGACTCTGAGAAGAAACAAGAGAAGTGGCAGTGCTGGAAACCAGTGCTGCTTAACGTTGGTGTGGGGGCCGCTGTGGTCGCTggactgctgtgttttctgtacTTCCAGTGA